In Carassius gibelio isolate Cgi1373 ecotype wild population from Czech Republic chromosome B4, carGib1.2-hapl.c, whole genome shotgun sequence, one DNA window encodes the following:
- the LOC127955893 gene encoding calcitonin gene-related peptide 2, which yields MYLPSQILIFLVMLQCVATVPYNRYSLSSNDKPDASREVNGWLVTDLSDNPFVSFTRPRPPRGLPAVNSHYMEKRKCNTATCVTQRLADFLVRSSNTRGTVYAPTNVGANTYGKRDLLQSPIYLPL from the exons ATGTATCTGCCCTCCCAGATCCTGATCTTCCTTGTGATGCTGCAATGTGTTGCCACAGTCCCTTACAACAG GTACTCCCTTTCCTCTAACGACAAGCCGGATGCCTCGCGAGAGGTCAATGGATGGCTGGTTACAGATCTATCTGACAATCCATTTGTGAGTTTTACGAGGCCACGGCCTCCGAGGGGCCTCCCTGCGGTGAACAG TCATTACATGGAAAAGCGGAAGTGTAACACAGCCACCTGCGTGACTCAGAGATTAGCAGACTTTCTCGTCCGCTCCAGCAACACCCGTGGCACCGTCTACGCGCCGACCAACGTGGGAGCCAACACCTATGGGAAGAGAGACTTGCTGCAGTCACCCATTTATCTGCCCCTATAG
- the LOC127956135 gene encoding uncharacterized protein LOC127956135 gives MPRHILHWTLTSYIDFALRLSGSSFTVGIADERPCYPSVPTTPEHCDVPPVMPAKPQPIHVMPATPESPAEMAAATPESPAEMAAATPESPAEMAAATPESPAELAAATPEPPAEMAATPKAATPEPPAEMAATPEPPAEMAAHELPACPAMAEMAAHELPACPATAKEAAHELPACPVTAKEAVHVPAPPWLPALPAPPGHPARPAPPWLPARSAPPWLHALSALDLLHGPGPPLLHGLSLFHGPGPPLLHGLSLLHGPGLVPFHGPGPPSLPLFRLHSTTFLNLLCLVVWASGAALIGGDM, from the exons ATGCCACGACACATACTTCACTGGACTCTGACTAGCTATATTGACTTTGCACTCCGGTTGAGTGGTTCCTCATTTACTGTGGGGATTGCGGATGAGAGACCCTGCTATCCTTCAGTACCTACCACACCGGAGCATTGTGATGTCCCGCCTGTCATGCCTGCCAAACCACAGCCGATTCACGTCATGCCCGCCACGCCTGAGTCCCCAGCCGAGATGGCCGCCGCCACGCCTGAGTCCCCGGCCGAGATGGCCGCCGCCACGCCTGAGTCCCCGGCCGAGATGGCCGCCGCCACGCCTGAGTCCCCGGCCGAGTTGGCCGCCGCCACGCCTGAGCCCCCGGCCGAGATGGCCGCCACGCCTAAGGCAGCCACGCCCGAGCCCCCGGCCGAGATGGCCGCCACGCCCGAGCCCCCGGCCGAGATGGCCGCCCACGAACTCCCTGCCTGTCCTGCCATGGCCGAGATGGCCGCCCACGAACTACCTGCCTGTCCTGCCACGGCCAAGGAGGCCGCCCACGAACTCCCTGCCTGTCCTGTCACGGCCAAGGAGGCCGTCCATGTCCCTGCTCCACCATGGCTTCCAGCTCTGCCTGCACCGCCTGGCCACCCCGCTAGGCCAGCACCGCCATGGCTGCCGGCTAGGTCTGCACCGCCATGGCTCCATGCTCTGTCTGCTCTGGATCTGCTCCACGGCCCAG GTCCCCCTCTGCTTCATGGTCTGTCACTGTTCCACGGCCCAGGTCCCCCTCTGCTTCATGGTCTGTCTTTGCTCCACGGCCCAGGTCTTGTCCCTTTTCACGGGCCTGGCCCTCCTTCACTCCCCCTGTTCCGTCTCCACTCCACCACCTTCCTGAACCTTTTGTGTCTTGTTGTTTGGGCTTCTGGAGCCGCCCTTATAGGGGGGGATATGTAA